The sequence below is a genomic window from Leptolyngbya sp. NIES-3755.
GGGCAGCGGGATGCAGTTGCCCACACGATCGCTCATTGGAATATGCTGAAACTCGCCTGGAAACAGAGGGATTTTCGAGAGGTCAGCGGGCAACTCCTGCCAGTCTTAATTGCAGCCCCTTTAACACTTCTCTATGGGCAAATTCGAGCTTTGAGAGGTGGCAAAGCCAACGTAAATGATTCAGAGCGAATGTCGATTCCAGAAGACATTCAACAGATTCTA
It includes:
- a CDS encoding hypothetical protein (similar to AA sequence:cyanobase_aa:Cyan7425_4808), whose amino-acid sequence is MKAVLQEHFDAELKKAKTAIAAQDCETAWIALQRAHILGQRDAVAHTIAHWNMLKLAWKQRDFREVSGQLLPVLIAAPLTLLYGQIRALRGGKANVNDSERMSIPEDIQQILNQ